In Hugenholtzia roseola DSM 9546, a single window of DNA contains:
- a CDS encoding UDP-N-acetylmuramoyl-L-alanyl-D-glutamate--2,6-diaminopimelate ligase, with product MKDTLRLLAALSNKKIQGTLPDTIANLGFDSRQVQLGDAYIALRGTQTDGHQFIPQAIAAGASLIVCEQVPPIDSLQVPQNQEIAFVLVPDTAAALAHLAAAYYDFPSQKLQLVGVTGTNGKTTTVTLLYQLFQALGYNVGLLSTIENRIKDQILTATHTTPNPLEINRLLAQMVEARCAFAFMEVSSHAVVQKRIEGLHFAGAVFTNISHDHLDYHKTFEAYIKAKKGFFDGLSDTAFALVNQDDKRGSVMLQNCQANHYTFGLKSLADFRAKIVDNLISGLVLEIEETTIYTQLVGAFNAYNLLAVYSVALLLGEEKGEVLRALSALRGVKGRFQSLTGASGKYAVVDYAHTPDALENVLDTLLKVRTPIQKIITVVGCGGNRDAAKRPIMARMAVEKSDFVFLTSDNPRFEDPESILDQMEAGIKGELIQKTNYQRLTDRAQAIAAALARAQKGDIVLIAGKGHENYQEVAGSRQDFDDAQQALKWL from the coding sequence ATGAAGGATACGCTGCGGCTTCTTGCCGCCCTTTCTAACAAAAAAATACAAGGAACGCTTCCCGATACGATTGCCAACCTTGGGTTCGATTCGCGTCAGGTGCAGTTGGGTGATGCCTATATAGCCCTGCGCGGCACACAAACCGATGGACACCAATTTATTCCCCAAGCGATAGCAGCAGGCGCAAGTCTGATTGTCTGTGAGCAAGTGCCGCCCATAGATTCGCTGCAAGTGCCTCAAAATCAAGAGATTGCCTTTGTGCTTGTTCCTGACACTGCCGCCGCCTTAGCACATTTAGCCGCCGCCTACTACGATTTTCCTTCTCAAAAGTTGCAATTAGTGGGCGTTACGGGTACAAATGGCAAGACCACAACGGTTACACTTTTGTACCAACTTTTTCAAGCCTTAGGCTACAATGTGGGCTTGCTTTCTACGATAGAAAATCGCATCAAAGACCAAATCCTAACCGCTACCCATACTACGCCTAACCCTTTGGAAATCAACCGTTTGCTTGCGCAAATGGTAGAGGCAAGGTGTGCTTTTGCTTTTATGGAAGTAAGCTCGCATGCGGTTGTGCAAAAACGCATCGAAGGGTTGCATTTTGCAGGGGCAGTCTTTACCAACATTTCACACGACCATTTAGATTATCATAAAACTTTTGAGGCTTATATCAAAGCTAAAAAAGGATTTTTTGACGGACTTTCTGATACGGCTTTCGCTTTGGTCAATCAAGACGACAAGCGTGGCAGCGTGATGTTGCAAAATTGTCAGGCAAATCATTATACTTTTGGTTTGAAATCCTTAGCCGATTTTAGAGCTAAAATTGTAGATAATCTTATTTCGGGTTTGGTATTAGAAATAGAAGAAACGACCATTTATACCCAACTTGTAGGGGCTTTTAATGCCTACAATCTTTTGGCAGTTTATAGTGTAGCACTGCTATTAGGCGAGGAAAAAGGGGAAGTCTTGCGTGCGCTTTCGGCTTTGAGAGGCGTAAAAGGGCGTTTTCAATCGCTTACGGGGGCAAGTGGCAAATATGCAGTTGTGGATTATGCCCATACGCCTGATGCCTTAGAAAATGTTTTGGATACCCTTTTGAAAGTGCGCACGCCGATTCAAAAAATCATTACCGTTGTGGGTTGTGGTGGAAATAGAGATGCTGCCAAGCGTCCGATTATGGCGCGTATGGCGGTAGAAAAGAGCGATTTTGTCTTCCTAACTTCCGATAATCCGCGTTTTGAAGACCCTGAAAGCATCTTAGACCAAATGGAGGCAGGGATAAAAGGGGAATTGATACAAAAAACAAACTACCAACGCCTCACTGACCGAGCGCAAGCTATCGCTGCGGCATTGGCACGCGCTCAAAAGGGCGATATTGTGCTGATTGCAGGAAAGGGACACGAAAATTACCAAGAAGTGGCGGGCAGCCGCCAAGATTTCGACGACGCACAGCAGGCTTTAAAGTGGCTCTGA
- a CDS encoding DnaJ C-terminal domain-containing protein, with protein MIFDHMEYRDYYKILGVKKNASAEEIKKAYRELAKKYHPDRNQNDPIAEKRFKDIGEAYDVLSDPQKRKQYDLIGSKWGQFTGAGGGNYTGNTGNATGEGAEFKDIFGEGFADILKRFNIFGDREKDENSRNQTRRRPETTAQLTLSLEEVYAGTTRILTRADGERLRIKIKAGVRDGQKLRLKGKGNAGEDLIIELKVEKHPTFERDGDDLNSFLKVPLYKAILGDDINVRTMDGIIKFPLPAETPNGKIFRFKGKGLPNYDKEDQKGDLYVKIEIDLPKNLTEKERQLFRQLAQERNS; from the coding sequence TTGATTTTCGACCACATGGAATACAGAGATTATTACAAAATTTTAGGTGTGAAAAAAAACGCCTCCGCCGAGGAAATTAAGAAAGCATACCGCGAACTGGCTAAAAAATACCACCCCGATAGAAATCAAAATGACCCTATCGCCGAAAAGCGATTTAAAGACATTGGAGAAGCCTACGACGTATTAAGCGACCCCCAAAAGCGCAAACAATACGACCTTATCGGCTCTAAATGGGGACAATTTACAGGCGCAGGAGGCGGAAATTATACAGGAAACACAGGAAATGCGACAGGTGAAGGTGCAGAATTTAAAGACATCTTCGGTGAGGGCTTCGCTGATATTCTGAAACGTTTTAATATTTTTGGAGATAGAGAAAAAGACGAAAACTCGCGCAACCAGACGCGCCGCCGCCCCGAAACTACCGCCCAACTGACGCTCTCTTTGGAGGAAGTCTATGCAGGTACGACGCGCATCTTGACACGCGCCGATGGCGAAAGGCTGCGCATCAAGATTAAGGCAGGAGTCCGAGATGGGCAAAAATTGAGGCTCAAAGGAAAAGGCAATGCAGGGGAGGATTTGATTATCGAGTTGAAAGTAGAAAAGCACCCGACCTTCGAGCGCGACGGCGACGACCTTAATTCTTTCCTCAAAGTGCCGCTCTACAAAGCCATTTTAGGCGACGACATCAATGTCCGCACTATGGACGGCATCATCAAATTTCCCCTGCCTGCCGAAACGCCAAATGGTAAAATCTTTCGCTTCAAAGGAAAAGGGCTGCCCAATTACGACAAAGAAGACCAAAAAGGCGACCTCTATGTCAAGATTGAAATTGATTTGCCTAAAAATCTGACCGAAAAAGAACGCCAACTCTTTCGCCAATTAGCACAGGAACGAAATTCTTAG
- a CDS encoding cyclic nucleotide-binding domain-containing protein, with the protein MRQFLKKINPFKRAFSESEREKIQFLKRNTLFQTLSEEEIARFLPYLHLREYQQEEVIFFRNDPSQALYLIKSGSVRLALDVQEKFEELVILKAHDHMGENSLLESSSRLYNAISCEAETEVYLIPQINLQEILRSDLTLKAKLHEALLNDWNRHTHALFKIYRESFAFFELGKAYFSDHF; encoded by the coding sequence ATGCGTCAATTTCTCAAAAAAATAAATCCCTTCAAACGCGCCTTCTCTGAAAGTGAGCGCGAAAAAATACAGTTTTTAAAACGAAACACCCTCTTCCAAACCCTTTCCGAAGAAGAAATTGCACGCTTTCTGCCCTACCTACACCTGCGCGAATACCAACAGGAGGAAGTTATTTTTTTTAGAAACGACCCAAGCCAAGCCCTTTATCTCATCAAAAGCGGCAGTGTCCGTTTGGCGTTAGATGTGCAAGAAAAGTTTGAAGAATTGGTCATTTTGAAGGCGCACGACCACATGGGCGAAAATAGCCTGCTCGAATCTTCGAGCCGCCTCTACAATGCCATTAGCTGTGAGGCAGAAACCGAAGTCTATCTCATTCCACAAATCAACCTACAAGAAATTTTAAGAAGCGACCTGACCTTAAAAGCAAAACTGCACGAAGCCCTCCTCAACGATTGGAACAGACACACGCATGCCCTTTTCAAAATCTACCGCGAATCCTTTGCCTTCTTCGAGTTGGGCAAAGCCTATTTTTCCGACCATTTCTAA
- a CDS encoding LVIVD repeat-containing protein, with translation MKIRYTKYKLLTALFLLLAVGFSACENNAEFAVSDGGGGSGANKGGSLARFTVKGDYLYTVSEGRRLNTFSLQQADKPTFASTTNLRFENVETIFPYQNYLFFGTQNGMLIYSLENPISPTFVSEITHVRSYDPVVAQGNWAYVTLRNGRNFGINELQVISIADMRRPTLMRQYPMHAPAGLSIENDLLFICDGEEGLKVFNAADPLNLSLLQSFPDLHAKDVITHQNLLILIGEDGLRQYYFTPDGTMEKLCEILVQE, from the coding sequence ATGAAAATCAGATACACAAAATATAAACTGCTCACAGCCCTTTTCCTGCTCCTTGCCGTAGGATTTTCCGCCTGTGAAAACAACGCCGAATTTGCCGTTTCCGACGGCGGCGGCGGCAGTGGCGCAAACAAAGGCGGCTCTTTGGCGCGTTTCACCGTCAAAGGCGACTACCTCTATACCGTCAGCGAAGGGCGCAGGCTCAATACCTTTTCTTTGCAGCAAGCCGACAAGCCCACTTTCGCTTCTACTACCAATTTGCGCTTTGAAAACGTAGAAACCATTTTTCCATACCAAAATTACCTATTTTTTGGCACACAAAATGGTATGCTTATTTACAGTTTAGAAAATCCTATTTCGCCTACTTTTGTATCCGAAATTACGCACGTCCGTAGTTACGACCCTGTGGTAGCACAAGGGAATTGGGCTTATGTAACCTTGCGCAATGGTAGGAACTTCGGTATCAACGAGTTACAAGTGATTTCTATTGCCGATATGCGCCGCCCAACGCTGATGCGCCAATATCCAATGCACGCGCCCGCAGGTTTGAGCATAGAAAACGATTTGCTTTTTATCTGTGACGGAGAGGAAGGCTTGAAGGTATTTAACGCCGCCGACCCGCTCAATCTTAGCCTACTACAATCTTTTCCCGACCTACACGCCAAAGACGTTATCACCCACCAAAACCTCTTGATTTTGATTGGTGAAGACGGCTTGCGCCAATATTATTTCACACCCGACGGCACGATGGAAAAACTCTGTGAGATTTTGGTACAAGAATAA
- a CDS encoding shikimate dehydrogenase family protein, producing MKNLHFGLIGKKLGHSFSQKYFTAKFEAQNLPFHYALFEMDTLVEVRDLIKKYPNLRGLNVTIPYKKQIFDYLDEIDTQAQRLGAVNTILIDEKTKKWKGFNTDYIGFEKSLVDFYILNQNLKHKKKALVIGNGGAAAAVFAVLQDYQIEYQAVSRQKSATVDWSYEDFSMPLFLEQNPYFFSNFDLFIQTTPLGMAGTPNYEQSLPPLPTYFYDTIDPNQFFIDLIYNPEKTLFLEKAQQKGAKIENGLPMLYGQAEAAWQIWYQESNKI from the coding sequence TTGAAAAATTTACATTTTGGTTTGATTGGAAAAAAATTGGGACACTCTTTTTCCCAAAAATATTTTACTGCCAAATTTGAGGCGCAAAATCTGCCCTTTCACTATGCCCTTTTTGAGATGGATACCCTTGTAGAAGTTAGAGATTTGATAAAAAAATATCCCAATTTACGCGGCTTGAATGTAACCATTCCCTACAAAAAACAGATTTTCGACTATTTAGACGAAATAGACACACAGGCACAACGTTTGGGTGCAGTCAATACCATTCTTATCGATGAAAAAACAAAAAAGTGGAAAGGCTTTAACACCGACTATATCGGATTTGAGAAAAGTTTAGTAGATTTTTATATTTTAAATCAAAATTTAAAACATAAAAAGAAAGCCTTAGTGATAGGAAATGGCGGCGCAGCGGCGGCAGTTTTTGCAGTTTTGCAAGACTACCAAATTGAGTATCAGGCAGTAAGCCGCCAAAAATCGGCAACCGTAGATTGGTCTTACGAAGATTTTTCTATGCCTTTATTTTTAGAACAAAATCCTTATTTTTTCTCAAATTTTGATTTATTTATACAAACTACTCCCTTGGGCATGGCAGGCACACCAAATTACGAGCAAAGTTTGCCCCCTCTGCCTACTTATTTTTATGATACCATCGACCCAAATCAATTTTTTATAGATTTAATTTACAATCCCGAAAAAACCCTTTTTTTAGAAAAAGCCCAACAAAAGGGCGCGAAAATAGAAAATGGCTTGCCCATGTTGTATGGACAAGCCGAAGCCGCTTGGCAAATTTGGTATCAAGAATCAAATAAAATTTGA
- a CDS encoding TonB-dependent receptor, with protein sequence MKNSTFHHYAFGFLLSLFIANFSLFNVFAQNQYKVLGKIIDAADNTPLIGATVVLSPLENPEAGQAGAAVTDPNGDFKIASLPSQTYQVAIKFIGYEDKILTVSILDQNLNLGTIALKASSEILQDVVVEGQQVIAVQKGDTTELNANAFQTQKNANADDLIQKMPSISIENGTVKAQGEEVKQVWVDGKPFFGDDPNAVLKNLPAEVIQKIQIIDRQSDQAQFTGFQDGETQKIINIVTKPEMRTGNFGRIFAGYGDQDRYQAGGNMNFFTEKRRLSIVGLANNINQQNFATEDLAGAMSVSQQNGGRGRRRGGRGGWNRNETESFLVGQQNGIATSQALGINYSDEWGKKIKISGSYFFNRAEIENLQLTDRNFFLSESQNQVYNENNDNQTTNQNHRFNVRLEYKIDDKNELILTPRLSLQSNTQNSLLNAQTTLGAASNLEALSELLNRSLNDNNTQIAAYNFVNDALWRHKFKKEGRTLSLNLGVRLQNNQTQTQLEALNEYYQTGEIFLLDSIRQLADNQSDSRNFNSNLTYTEPIGKKAQLSFGYRNNLTFSQAERETNAFNADLEKFNLLDSALSNRFESQYQSHQPNIGYRYRSEKIIISTSLTYQYAQLDNKQSFPLQNQIQRHFQNLLPFAFVRFNLSEDRALRLIYRTSTQEPNVNQLQNVLDNSNPILLRIGNQDLAQAYTHRFITRYSSNNTDKVSSLFFFFYADYTQNYIGNASYIAQTDTLIGVGEQALPLAAGSQLDRPVNLDGAFNLRTVVTYGVPLKKLRSNLNFNIGLDFRNTPSLINDLRNTAATYAFNQGLVLSSNISQNLDFTLGYNGNYSIVRNSLQPELDNNFYYQTLSAKWTWVVDKGLFKGFLFEGNTQHSLFTGLGEAFNQSFFLVNLGIGKRFLKDERAELKATVFDLLGQNNNISRNVTETYVEDLRSLVLQRYFMLTFSYNLRNFGGKAQNK encoded by the coding sequence ATGAAAAACTCTACTTTTCATCACTACGCTTTTGGCTTTTTATTGAGTTTGTTTATCGCAAACTTCTCTCTTTTCAATGTTTTTGCACAAAACCAATATAAAGTTTTGGGTAAAATCATAGATGCAGCCGACAATACACCGCTAATTGGTGCTACCGTTGTGCTTTCGCCCCTCGAAAACCCAGAAGCGGGGCAGGCGGGAGCAGCAGTAACCGACCCGAATGGGGATTTTAAGATTGCCTCATTGCCAAGCCAAACTTATCAAGTGGCAATAAAGTTTATAGGCTATGAAGATAAAATCTTGACAGTCAGCATTTTAGACCAAAATCTAAACTTAGGCACAATCGCTTTGAAGGCAAGTAGCGAAATTCTACAAGACGTAGTAGTAGAGGGGCAGCAGGTGATAGCTGTCCAGAAAGGGGACACGACCGAACTCAACGCCAATGCCTTTCAGACTCAAAAAAATGCAAATGCTGATGATTTAATTCAAAAAATGCCCTCTATTTCGATAGAAAATGGCACAGTAAAAGCACAAGGCGAAGAAGTAAAACAGGTTTGGGTAGATGGCAAGCCCTTTTTTGGTGATGACCCAAATGCAGTGCTTAAAAATCTGCCTGCCGAGGTCATTCAAAAAATCCAAATCATAGATAGACAAAGCGACCAAGCGCAATTCACAGGCTTTCAAGACGGTGAAACACAAAAAATTATCAATATCGTTACAAAACCTGAAATGAGAACAGGCAATTTCGGACGTATTTTTGCAGGTTACGGCGACCAAGACCGCTATCAGGCAGGAGGCAATATGAACTTTTTTACCGAAAAACGCCGCCTTTCCATTGTCGGTTTGGCTAATAACATCAATCAGCAAAATTTCGCTACCGAAGATTTGGCAGGTGCTATGAGCGTTTCGCAGCAAAATGGCGGCAGAGGGCGCAGAAGGGGCGGCAGAGGAGGCTGGAATCGCAACGAAACGGAAAGTTTTTTGGTAGGGCAGCAAAATGGCATTGCCACTTCGCAGGCTTTGGGCATCAATTATAGCGACGAATGGGGCAAAAAAATTAAAATTTCGGGCAGCTACTTTTTCAATCGCGCCGAAATTGAAAATTTGCAGCTTACCGATAGAAATTTTTTCCTTTCCGAATCGCAAAATCAGGTCTATAATGAAAACAACGACAACCAAACGACGAATCAAAACCATCGATTTAATGTTCGTTTAGAGTATAAAATTGATGACAAAAACGAACTAATACTAACGCCAAGACTAAGTCTGCAAAGCAACACCCAAAATAGTTTGCTCAACGCCCAAACTACCTTAGGCGCAGCCTCTAATCTTGAAGCCCTAAGTGAATTGCTCAATCGCAGTTTGAACGACAACAATACCCAAATTGCGGCTTACAATTTTGTCAATGACGCGCTTTGGCGACACAAATTTAAAAAGGAAGGGCGCACGCTCTCGCTCAATTTGGGCGTGAGGCTTCAAAACAATCAGACCCAGACCCAATTAGAGGCGTTGAACGAATACTACCAAACAGGCGAAATTTTCCTGCTCGATTCTATCCGCCAACTTGCTGATAATCAAAGTGATAGCCGCAATTTTAATAGCAATCTGACCTATACTGAACCTATCGGAAAAAAGGCACAACTTAGTTTTGGCTATCGCAATAACCTCACTTTTAGCCAAGCCGAGCGCGAAACCAACGCCTTTAATGCCGACCTCGAAAAGTTCAACTTGCTCGATTCAGCTCTTTCAAACCGTTTTGAAAGCCAATACCAAAGCCATCAGCCCAATATTGGTTATAGATACAGAAGTGAAAAAATAATTATCTCTACTTCGCTTACTTATCAATATGCGCAATTAGATAATAAACAAAGTTTTCCGCTACAAAATCAAATCCAGCGTCACTTTCAAAACCTGCTACCTTTTGCCTTTGTGCGCTTTAATTTGAGTGAAGATAGGGCTTTGCGCCTTATCTATCGCACTTCTACACAAGAGCCAAACGTCAATCAGTTGCAAAATGTCTTGGATAATAGCAATCCTATTCTGTTGCGCATTGGCAATCAAGACCTTGCGCAGGCTTATACGCATCGTTTTATTACACGCTATTCGAGCAATAATACCGATAAAGTAAGCAGTTTGTTTTTCTTTTTCTATGCAGATTATACACAAAATTATATAGGAAATGCCTCTTATATCGCGCAAACAGACACGCTGATTGGCGTGGGAGAGCAAGCCCTTCCCCTTGCAGCAGGCTCTCAATTAGACCGCCCTGTAAATTTAGACGGGGCTTTCAATTTGAGAACGGTTGTTACTTATGGCGTGCCACTCAAAAAATTGCGTTCAAATCTTAACTTTAATATTGGTTTAGATTTTCGCAATACGCCCAGCCTTATCAATGATTTGCGCAATACGGCAGCGACCTATGCTTTCAATCAGGGACTTGTTTTGAGTAGTAATATTAGCCAAAATTTAGACTTTACTTTGGGCTATAATGGAAATTATAGTATCGTGCGCAATTCCTTACAACCCGAATTAGACAATAATTTTTACTACCAAACGCTCTCTGCCAAATGGACTTGGGTTGTAGATAAAGGGCTTTTTAAAGGTTTTCTTTTTGAAGGAAATACCCAACACTCTCTTTTCACAGGCTTGGGCGAAGCCTTCAATCAGTCCTTCTTTTTGGTTAATTTGGGCATAGGCAAACGCTTTTTGAAAGACGAACGAGCCGAACTAAAAGCCACCGTCTTCGACCTTTTGGGGCAAAACAATAACATTTCCCGTAATGTAACCGAAACCTATGTAGAAGACTTGCGCTCACTTGTTTTGCAGCGATATTTTATGCTTACTTTTAGCTACAATTTGCGAAATTTTGGTGGAAAAGCGCAAAACAAATAA
- a CDS encoding MarR family winged helix-turn-helix transcriptional regulator, producing the protein MSYDFLKQILSALQQYEKEQQAAQGTDFEPKDLTHFANWILMQPQEKAEIQAEPQATVEAQEKSSPPTFGGETLDTIIGKYLGLLNRYMKNYVKIALENSDFYSIDDFTYLGTLLNAQLQQKQISKTELISEHVHEKTTGIEILKRLQKNNFITEAAHLQDKRKKQLLLTPKGREAFFTHVERMQKVGVLLGAGLAQAEKKQLVYLLQKLHDFHLYFNQQATTTAKESEDSLAGIDKLLAAL; encoded by the coding sequence ATGTCCTACGACTTTCTAAAACAAATTTTATCGGCTTTGCAGCAGTACGAAAAAGAGCAGCAGGCAGCACAAGGGACAGATTTTGAGCCAAAAGACCTGACGCATTTTGCAAACTGGATTTTGATGCAGCCGCAAGAAAAAGCGGAAATACAGGCAGAGCCACAAGCCACAGTGGAGGCGCAAGAAAAAAGTTCGCCCCCAACTTTCGGGGGGGAAACCTTAGATACGATTATAGGCAAGTATCTGGGACTTTTAAATCGTTATATGAAAAATTATGTGAAGATAGCGTTAGAAAATAGCGATTTTTATAGCATAGACGACTTTACTTATTTAGGGACGCTTCTCAATGCGCAGTTGCAGCAAAAACAAATCAGCAAGACCGAACTCATAAGTGAACATGTGCATGAAAAGACGACAGGTATAGAAATTTTGAAAAGACTACAAAAAAATAACTTCATTACCGAAGCAGCGCACCTACAAGATAAGCGCAAGAAGCAACTCTTGCTCACCCCCAAAGGCAGAGAGGCGTTTTTTACACACGTAGAGCGCATGCAGAAAGTTGGGGTGCTTTTGGGTGCAGGATTGGCACAAGCCGAAAAAAAGCAGTTGGTTTATTTATTACAAAAATTACATGATTTTCACCTTTATTTTAATCAACAAGCCACAACTACTGCCAAAGAATCGGAAGACTCGCTCGCTGGTATAGACAAATTGCTTGCTGCCCTATAA
- a CDS encoding TonB-dependent receptor produces MSVRFIRFPNFGLGFLKLFFLLMLQFPLLAQENTTEEAQKQPENQTEKLRQGKILGKVLDKKTQEPLIGVSVTVENSNPLIGTVTDIEGRFSLQLPIGSQNIKASFVGYLPQTKYNVVVTTGNANFLAFELSEEDSTLNEVEIVAKRATTASSASIETPLSIQTLTTEEIRSNPGGNFDISRVVQALPGVAGTSGTGAFRNDIIIRGGAPNENVYYLDGIEIPTINHFATQGSAGGPTGILNVSFIEDVTLSSSAFEARYDNALASVFQFKQREGNRERFQGNIRLSGTELATTFETPIGKKTTVLASARRSYLQLLFAALDLPIRPNYWDFQYKVTHQIDAKTTLTAIGVGAIDEFTFGVPKESTPENEYILRSNPSINQWNYTTGFALKRLINNGFINVALSRNMFDNQLDQFQDRRTGQEEFRTLGIKSQEIENKLRIDVNKFVGKWKYAYGLMGQYVKFNNDAFIRLTNEIRDQEGNIVQPALSSNFNTQIDFFRYGGFFQLSRNFIQNRLGVSFGLRTDMNSFTDTGNNPLETLSPRLSLSYLASDKWTVSASVGRYFKIPIYTILGFKDENGDFVNRDAKYVQSTHYVAGLEFSPRESTRFTLEGFYKDYQNYPVSVRDGISLANQGGDFGAIGNEQINSIGKGRAYGLEFFFQQKLTKNIFAVFSYTFVRSEFAGLDNRFVASAWDNRHLISAILGRKFGKGWEMGLKYRFAAGAPFTPFDLATSQRNYLLTGRGTLDFTRLNSERLGNFSQFDFRIDKKWNFNRFTFDLYFDVTNAFVQATPALPRYTFERNADNTGFATTDGQPLRNDGSNAIPFILDDQEPSVLPTIGFILEF; encoded by the coding sequence ATGTCGGTACGATTTATACGATTCCCCAATTTTGGCTTGGGTTTTTTAAAGCTCTTTTTCTTGCTGATGCTTCAATTTCCGCTTTTAGCACAAGAAAATACAACAGAAGAGGCACAAAAGCAGCCAGAAAATCAAACAGAGAAACTACGTCAGGGCAAAATTTTGGGCAAAGTATTAGACAAAAAAACACAAGAGCCGCTTATCGGCGTTTCCGTAACGGTAGAAAATAGCAATCCCCTTATCGGAACGGTTACGGATATAGAAGGGCGGTTTTCGCTCCAACTACCTATCGGCAGCCAAAATATCAAGGCTTCTTTTGTGGGCTATTTGCCACAGACCAAATACAACGTCGTTGTTACGACGGGAAACGCCAATTTTCTTGCCTTTGAACTTTCCGAAGAAGATTCTACCTTAAATGAAGTGGAAATTGTGGCAAAACGCGCAACGACGGCTTCAAGTGCCAGCATAGAAACGCCACTTTCTATCCAAACCCTAACGACAGAGGAAATCAGGAGCAACCCTGGGGGCAATTTCGACATCTCGCGTGTAGTACAAGCCCTACCGGGTGTCGCAGGCACTTCGGGGACAGGTGCTTTTCGCAACGACATTATCATCAGAGGGGGCGCACCCAACGAAAATGTTTATTATTTAGATGGAATAGAAATTCCAACTATCAATCACTTTGCGACGCAAGGCAGCGCAGGCGGTCCCACAGGGATTTTGAATGTTTCCTTTATTGAAGATGTAACCCTTAGTTCGAGTGCTTTCGAGGCGCGATACGACAATGCCTTAGCCTCCGTCTTCCAATTTAAACAAAGAGAGGGCAATCGAGAGCGGTTTCAGGGCAACATTCGCCTAAGCGGAACAGAATTAGCCACTACTTTCGAAACGCCTATCGGCAAAAAAACTACCGTCTTGGCTTCGGCGCGGCGTTCGTATCTGCAACTTTTATTTGCTGCCTTAGATTTGCCTATCCGCCCTAATTATTGGGACTTTCAGTATAAAGTAACCCACCAGATAGATGCCAAAACAACCCTAACGGCGATTGGCGTAGGGGCAATCGACGAATTTACTTTTGGTGTGCCAAAGGAAAGCACGCCCGAAAATGAATACATCTTGCGTTCAAACCCCAGCATCAACCAATGGAACTACACCACAGGTTTCGCCCTCAAACGCCTGATAAACAACGGTTTTATCAATGTGGCTTTGAGTAGAAATATGTTTGACAACCAATTAGACCAATTCCAAGACCGCAGGACAGGGCAGGAAGAGTTCAGAACTTTGGGCATCAAATCCCAAGAAATTGAAAACAAGTTGCGTATTGATGTTAATAAATTTGTAGGAAAGTGGAAATATGCCTATGGTCTGATGGGGCAATATGTCAAGTTCAATAATGATGCTTTCATTCGCTTAACCAACGAAATTCGCGACCAAGAGGGCAATATTGTGCAGCCTGCTCTTAGCTCAAATTTCAATACCCAAATAGACTTTTTTCGTTATGGCGGATTTTTTCAACTCTCTCGCAATTTTATACAAAATAGATTAGGTGTTTCATTTGGTCTAAGAACAGATATGAACTCCTTTACCGATACGGGCAATAATCCGCTCGAAACGCTTTCGCCACGCCTTTCACTTTCCTATTTGGCTTCCGATAAATGGACGGTCAGTGCCTCTGTGGGGCGTTATTTCAAGATTCCGATTTATACCATTTTGGGCTTCAAAGATGAAAACGGCGATTTTGTCAATCGTGATGCCAAATATGTGCAATCTACGCACTATGTAGCAGGATTGGAATTTTCGCCACGCGAAAGTACAAGATTTACCTTAGAAGGTTTCTACAAAGATTATCAAAATTATCCTGTTTCGGTGCGCGACGGCATCTCTTTGGCAAATCAGGGGGGCGATTTTGGTGCAATCGGGAACGAGCAAATTAACAGTATCGGCAAAGGACGCGCCTACGGGTTGGAATTTTTCTTCCAACAGAAACTCACCAAAAATATTTTCGCCGTCTTTTCTTATACCTTTGTTAGAAGCGAATTTGCAGGGTTAGATAATCGCTTTGTCGCTTCGGCTTGGGACAATCGCCACCTCATTTCGGCAATTTTAGGGCGCAAATTCGGCAAGGGCTGGGAAATGGGACTCAAATACCGCTTTGCCGCAGGCGCACCCTTCACGCCCTTTGATTTGGCTACCTCCCAACGCAACTATCTACTCACAGGCAGGGGAACGCTCGATTTTACACGCCTCAATAGTGAAAGATTGGGCAATTTTAGTCAATTTGATTTTAGAATTGATAAAAAATGGAACTTCAATCGCTTTACCTTTGACCTTTATTTTGATGTAACCAACGCCTTTGTACAAGCCACGCCTGCACTGCCGCGCTATACCTTTGAGCGAAATGCCGATAATACAGGCTTTGCGACTACCGACGGGCAGCCCTTACGCAACGACGGTTCTAACGCCATTCCTTTTATCTTAGACGACCAAGAGCCTTCTGTTTTGCCAACTATTGGCTTTATTTTGGAGTTTTAA